A segment of the Panacibacter ginsenosidivorans genome:
TGTAGCAGGCTGTGAGGGGCTGTTAAGCTGTGGTTGTGTCACTCACTTGTGCGGTTGGATTATCTATTGGGCACAGTGCCATCTTGTTGTGTTATACATGGCGGTGTGAATGGGTGAAAAAAATAACGAGCAGGCACAATCAGGGAGGTCTGCGTCAGTAAGGTTATTTACCCAACAAATATTTTATTGAAATATTATTTTATTACCAACTTTTGTGTAATTATTTTGGTGCCTGACTGAAGATGTAAAAGATATATGCCAGCAGTAAGTTTTGGCAATTGAATTGTTTGTGTGGTATTATTATAAACACCTGTATAAACTGTTTTACCAGATATGTCGGTCAATACTATATGCGCATTACGCAACGACATATCTGTAACCTGCAACTTCACATAATCTTTTGCTGGATTGGGATAAACAATAACGCCTGATGCAGGTGTTATTGCATTTGCTGATACTGTAGCCTGCAATGATGCTTTGCGGGTAACAAGCATATAATGGGGTACAATGCTCTTAGTTTTCGAATATTTAACAGGCAAAGCATCAAAAATATATTTATTGCTGCCTTGACGCAAAGCAGAAGAATATCTTGCATGCTCATCATCTGTAATTGCCTGCAACTGAAGCATACAACCATGATGCGTGTAAGTGACTTTAGAACAGTAATTCCCGTAAGGGTTTTCGCCCCATGGAACGGAATAAACGTGATGCAGGGAACCGTCTTTATAGTAATCCTGTTGGTCGATATAAAACTTTTTCCACGCACTGTCTACGTAAAAATCCCAGTATTGATGATAAGCTGTATTGAGTTGATTATTGTTTGTGTAGGTAAATGAATCACGGTAAATATTATACCACTGACCATCTGCATAGATTTGCAGTAAGTGAAAAGATTTAAGCTTTGTAACAGCCGAAAGATTTGTGAAATCTTTTGTGCTATTTTGCCACGGGTCTTGTTCATTAAAACGATAAAGACCTTTCACTTCGACAGAAAGATCATTGTTTGTATAATTGTATTTACTCTTATTATAAATTCCGTTCGTTATTTGATATGATAACTCACCTGCTTTTTGTTGTTGCTCATTATAAAGATATTTAGTACGGGAAGCCGGCTGCAATGTGTCATTTACTCCAAACCATATCGCATTCTTAACAACATTGCCATTGCCATCTACTGAATCTACATCAAGTTCAGTTTTGTGCCATTGATTATCTATACTATTCCACTGGGCTGTACTCCTCTTTTTGATGTTACCGGAAGTTGTATATTTTATCAGGTTTTGATTTTGCCAATCACTTGCCACATTGTTCCATTGCTGGTCTAATTCCTGCAACAAAATTCCTGCTGCATCGTACGAGTAGGTTACTTTACTGTAGTTATACCAGGTTGCACTTATATCGTTCCATAAATATGTTTCAATTTGGCTGTATTTGCAATCGCTGTTATAGGTTGACACATTCATAGAACTGTTGATCCAGATACTACTTCCAGGCGTTTGATATTGGTAAACAGCAGTATCCGTGTTTCCACTTTGTGCGTTTACAGTTTGCAGGGAAAGTAATGTAGATAAGAAAAGGTTGAGCAGGTTTCGTAGGGCAGGCATACATTAAGTTTTAGGTTTACCTGATAAATATATTTTATTTATTGATGCGACAAAATAAAATCTATCAGAATATTTAATCCCTGTGGCTTCACAACATCCCTGCCTTTACACATAAGCTATAAAGAAGAAATTACTTCTTAACTGTAAAAAGAAATTTACTTTTTCCATATGGAAATTTGCTTTTGCAATATGGTAAGTGGTCACCATCAATACATACCATTATCACTATCTATATATAAAATCGACTATTTAGTAAGCAGACTGCGGGTCATTTGTGAAGCTTTGGTTGTGTCACTCACTTGTACGGTTGGTTGTTTTACGCAGCATTAACTAAAGTATACTA
Coding sequences within it:
- a CDS encoding T9SS type A sorting domain-containing protein: MPALRNLLNLFLSTLLSLQTVNAQSGNTDTAVYQYQTPGSSIWINSSMNVSTYNSDCKYSQIETYLWNDISATWYNYSKVTYSYDAAGILLQELDQQWNNVASDWQNQNLIKYTTSGNIKKRSTAQWNSIDNQWHKTELDVDSVDGNGNVVKNAIWFGVNDTLQPASRTKYLYNEQQQKAGELSYQITNGIYNKSKYNYTNNDLSVEVKGLYRFNEQDPWQNSTKDFTNLSAVTKLKSFHLLQIYADGQWYNIYRDSFTYTNNNQLNTAYHQYWDFYVDSAWKKFYIDQQDYYKDGSLHHVYSVPWGENPYGNYCSKVTYTHHGCMLQLQAITDDEHARYSSALRQGSNKYIFDALPVKYSKTKSIVPHYMLVTRKASLQATVSANAITPASGVIVYPNPAKDYVKLQVTDMSLRNAHIVLTDISGKTVYTGVYNNTTQTIQLPKLTAGIYLLHLQSGTKIITQKLVIK